The Caldisericaceae bacterium DNA segment TATTGACCAAAATGGAACAAAAATTAGAGACCTTCCTGAATGGGTGCTACCATAAGAAAAATCATTAACATGTTAGTTCTTGTAATATCTTTGTTGCTTTTTCAATTCTTCCCATTTCAAATTGCTTCGGGAAGTATAACAACAACTCAATAACCAACACCAAGTGTTCTTAACCAAGAATCAGGTTCAACTTCTACTATGAAGTTTAGTATTTCCTCTCCACCAAAACTTGTTACAGTTGAAATAGTTGACATGGATAAAAGAAACGTGATTGAATTATTATGGAACAATGTAAGCATAACTTCATCAGGACCCTTCTCAGTTTCGTGGAATGGAAAATCAACAACTCCTTACGGTTCATTCACTGTCCCTAATGGACAGTATTATTTTAAAATTACCGAAAAATCTATCTCAGGGACAGTACTAAGTAAAACATATGCAAGAATAAGCTGTAATGGTAGATGGGGCAACATTAGTTATCAAGGTGGAATAATGTACAATCCTTTCTATTGGGGCAAGTTAGAAAATAAGAAATGTTTGGTGTTCTAAAGAAAACTTTTCAAATGGTTAAAGAGATATAAGGAATACAGCATTTCAATCTCCTCATTGAGTATTTTTTAAAGAGAAGAAGCCATTTGAAGTTCTCACCATAAGGGTATCTCCAAATTCTTAAATGTTAAAAGAGAATTTCCATAAAACTGTTAAAAGAAGAGTTCTACAGTAGAAACTTCTACTTCATATGAGAAGATATGAGTGATGGTTTAGAGAATTTACTAACATCAATAAATTACATTAACAAGAAAAAGTGGCTCTGGGGGAAGAACTTGCCTTGTAAAAGGAACATGCTCGGAAGCAAATGGGTTTTTTAATATTTCCTTATCTATATAACCCTGCGCTCCTTTCAAAAGATAATAAACAATCCTTCTTACCATGCGGTATAAAAATCTATCTCCATATAAATAGAAAATAAGAAAATTTCCCTTCTGGATGTAATTTACATCAAACATTTCACAAATGTTATTTCTTTCGGGTTGAGAACGATCAAGATTTGCAAAAAGTGAAAAATCGTGTTTCCCTTTTAGTCCATCCATTGCAAGTCTTAGAAGATCAAAATCCAGCGGTTCTCTATAAATATATACATAAGGTAAAAGAAAAAGTGAAGATTCAAGATCCGAAGAGAGTATATACGCATAGATTTTAGACAAAGCACTTTTTCTTGCATGAAAAGTAAGAGGCACTTCTTTTATTCCTTTAACAAAAATACCTTCATCAAATAAAATACTATTTAATTTTCTTGAAAGCCAAATGGTATCAAGAGAGTCCTGAAAATAAAAATTCAAATAATGGTTTAATGCATTTACTCCTGCATCTGTTCTTGCAGCTCCGTATGTTACCACTTCGTTCTGCAAAACTTTCTCTAACGCCTTTTCAATCTCCCCTTGAACCGTTTTTTCGCTTTTAGGATGGTTTGACTGTTTTTGAAAACCAGCAAAAAATCTTCCCACAAACTGAATCTTTATCAAATAATTATGCATTGATTCTCACCTCTAAAATAAAAAGAAGCAAAGTTATAATAATCGAAATTCCTATCGCTAAAAATTCATTTCTACCAAGTTTATTTTCTCTAATACTCGTCCTCTTTGCACCAATTACAAAGCCTCTTGCCTCCATTGCTATAGCCAATTCATCTGCTCTGTTAAAGGCGTTAAGCACAAGAGGTATGATAACTGGTAAAAAACTTTTTGCCCTTACAAAAATATTTCCTGACTCAAAATCTGCACCTCGAGCCATTTGCGCTTTCATTATCCTATCTGCCTCATCAAACAGTATCGGCACAAACTGAAGAGAAATAGAAATCATTAAAGATAATTCATCAACTGGAAACTTCAAAATTTTCAAGGGTTGTGCAATATTTTTAAAACCAGTTGCAAGATCAACAGTCGTAGTTGTAGAGGTAAGTAGAAAAGTTAAAAATGTAAGGATAACAAGTCTTAAAGCAATAAAAATAGAAAGATCCAATCCTTCTTTTGTTATTACTATTTTACCTAAATGGATAAGTGGGGTTCCCTGTGTAAAAAGGAGTTGGAAAAAGATTGTGAAAAATAATAGAAAAAGGATCGGCTTAAACGATAACAAGATGGATCTAAAATTTATTTTAGTAAACATTGTTAACACTAAGCAAAACAAAAAAAACAATAAATACGCTTGGATGGTTTTAAAGAAAAAAATGATGATTATAAAGTAAAAAACAAGTAATATTTTTACTGTTGAATTAAGTTTGTGAAAAAACGACTGAGTATACTGAAATTGTCCAAAATAAAATTTAGACATACTTCTTCTGCCTTAATTGGTCTACTATACCATCAATCGTAGAACAGTTGGGAAAGCCAGGGAAACAACTCCTTAACTTTTTTGAGAAAGAGAAGGTAAAAGGTGTATCTAAACCAATTTCCTGTATAAGCTTGTCGTCTTCAAAAAAAGTATTTACGTTGCCATCAAATAATACTCTACCTTCTTTTAGAGCAACAACTCTATCTGCTATGCCAAGCACCTCATCCATATCGTGAGTAACAAAAATTACTGTTTTGTGAGCAGAGATTTTCTCTTTAATGTAATAAAGAATACTCTGTTTACCTGCATAATCAAGATTCGATGTTGGCTCATCTAAAATAAGATAAGTTGGGTTAATTGCTACAATGCTTGCAATCGCAATCTTTCTTTTTTCTCCACCTGACAATCCAAAAGGAGATTTGTCTAAATACGAACTATTAAGACCAACATCTAATAAGGCTTTTTCTACACGTTCCTTAACTTCGTAATCGGAAAGCCCAAGGTTTCTTGGACCAAAAGCAATTTCTTCAAAGACAGTTTCTGCAAAAAACTGCTCTTCAGGATACTGAAAGACCACACTTATCCTCTTTACAATTTCTCTTCTTAGGATTTTATCAGTTGTAATATTAAGAGAATCAATTATAACTTCGCCTTTTGATGGTTTTATTAGACCAGCCAAAACTTCTATAAGAGTAGATTTACCAGAACCAATACGCCCTACGATGGCTACCTTTTCCCCTAAATCAATTCTCAGATTTACATCTACCAAGGCTTCTTTTTTAAAACGTGTATGTGGATCGTATGTAATAAATACCGATTTTAGTTGGAGCATAATTCAAAAACCATCGAATCTACATCAAGAGAAAAATCTTTTACAAGGCCATTTTCCAAAAGTTTATTGCAGAGTTCGGCTTCTTTTAAATTACATATTCCTCTTGCTTTTAGTTCATCTATTGACCTAAATACTTCAAGTGGAGTTCCACTTTTTACAATACGCCCATTATCTAAAA contains these protein-coding regions:
- the truA gene encoding tRNA pseudouridine(38-40) synthase TruA — protein: MHNYLIKIQFVGRFFAGFQKQSNHPKSEKTVQGEIEKALEKVLQNEVVTYGAARTDAGVNALNHYLNFYFQDSLDTIWLSRKLNSILFDEGIFVKGIKEVPLTFHARKSALSKIYAYILSSDLESSLFLLPYVYIYREPLDFDLLRLAMDGLKGKHDFSLFANLDRSQPERNNICEMFDVNYIQKGNFLIFYLYGDRFLYRMVRRIVYYLLKGAQGYIDKEILKNPFASEHVPFTRQVLPPEPLFLVNVIY
- a CDS encoding energy-coupling factor transporter transmembrane protein EcfT encodes the protein MSKFYFGQFQYTQSFFHKLNSTVKILLVFYFIIIIFFFKTIQAYLLFFLFCLVLTMFTKINFRSILLSFKPILFLLFFTIFFQLLFTQGTPLIHLGKIVITKEGLDLSIFIALRLVILTFLTFLLTSTTTTVDLATGFKNIAQPLKILKFPVDELSLMISISLQFVPILFDEADRIMKAQMARGADFESGNIFVRAKSFLPVIIPLVLNAFNRADELAIAMEARGFVIGAKRTSIRENKLGRNEFLAIGISIIITLLLFILEVRINA
- a CDS encoding ATP-binding cassette domain-containing protein; protein product: MLQLKSVFITYDPHTRFKKEALVDVNLRIDLGEKVAIVGRIGSGKSTLIEVLAGLIKPSKGEVIIDSLNITTDKILRREIVKRISVVFQYPEEQFFAETVFEEIAFGPRNLGLSDYEVKERVEKALLDVGLNSSYLDKSPFGLSGGEKRKIAIASIVAINPTYLILDEPTSNLDYAGKQSILYYIKEKISAHKTVIFVTHDMDEVLGIADRVVALKEGRVLFDGNVNTFFEDDKLIQEIGLDTPFTFSFSKKLRSCFPGFPNCSTIDGIVDQLRQKKYV